A region of the Desertifilum tharense IPPAS B-1220 genome:
TCGGTGCCGCCTACACCCTCAAACATAACGAACATGTCCGCGTAGATGTCCTCTACAGTACCTGGCGGCGCAAACGCAAAGCTTTAATTGACTTCCTCGGTGCCCTCTTTTTTCTCATCCCCTTCAGCGCTTTGGCGATCTACTTTTCCTGGGCGGCAGTTCGCAACTCTTGGGCAATCTTAGAACAGTCCCCCGATCCGGGCGGGCTGCCCCGTTATCCCATCAAAACCGCCATTTTAGTCAGTTTTGCCCTCCTCATCCTGCAAGGGATTTCTGAGGCGATTAAGAATTGGGCGATTTTTACCGGAACCCTTGCATCCCCAGAGGAAGAACATGACCTTAGCGTATGAATGGTTAGGCCCGGTGATGTTTGCCGGGGCGCTGGTTTTGCTCTCCTTGGGCTATCCGGTGGCTTTCTCGCTTGGGGGAGTGGCGATTCTCTTTGGATCGATTGGCATTGCTTTGGGCGTCTTTAATCCCCTGTTTATGACCGCAATGCCGCAACGGATCTTTGGGATTATGGCAAACTATACCCTGCTGGCCATCCCCTACTTTATCTTCATGGGTTCGATGCTCGAAAAATCCGGCATCGCCGAAGACTTGCTGGAAACGATGGGGATTTTATTTGGGCGCTTGCGGGGAGGACTGGCTTTAGCTGTAGTATTGGTGGGGGCTTTGCTAGCAGCCACTACAGGCGTCGTCGCCGCTACAGTTGTGGCAATGGGATTAATTTCCCTACCGATTATGTTGCGCTACGGCTATAACAAGCAACTCGCAGCCGGGGTGATTGTCGCCTCTGGTACCCTGGGACAAATTATTCCGCCGTCTGTGGTTCTGGTGGTTCTGGGCGATCAATTGGGCGTTTCTGTCGGCGATTTGTTCATCGGTTCGATGATTCCCGGCTTGATGATGGCGGGGGCGTTTGCTGCCCATGTTTTGATTGTGGCGTTCTTACGGCCGGATGTTGCGCCATCTTTACCCCTGGAGGTGCGTTCCATTGGTGCAAAAGCGCTAGCGATCCGGGTGGTGCGAGTGATGATTCCGCCCTTGGTGTTAATTTTATTGGTATTGGGAAGTATTTTCTTTGGCGTGGCAACACCGACAGAAGCAGGGGCGGTGGGATGCGTGGGGGCGATCGCGCTTTCTGCGGTCAATCGTAAACTCAGTTGGGCCGCTTTGCAAAATGTCTGCGATGCAACGCTGCGAACGACCAGCATGGTGATGTTTATTTTAATTGGCTCCACGGCCTTTTCGCTGGTGTTTCGGGGTCTAAATGGCGATCGCTTTATCTTCGATTTGTTAACCAATCTCCCCGGCGGTCAGTTCGGCTTTCTGTTCGTCAGCATGTTGGTTATTTTTATCCTGGGGTTCTTTATCGATTTTTTCGAGATCGCCTTTATTGTCATTCCCCTTTTAGTACCCGTCGCCCAACAACTGAACCTCGATTTAGTTTGGTTTGGTGTCATCCTAGGCGCAAATCTGCAAACCTCCTTCCTCACCCCGCCGTTTGGGTTCGCCCTATTTTATCT
Encoded here:
- a CDS encoding TRAP transporter small permease subunit, translated to METLLRLARIIDTWIERLGRLILWFVLLMVLVGVWNVIGRYLGYAIGQNLSSNALIETQWYIFDLIFLLGAAYTLKHNEHVRVDVLYSTWRRKRKALIDFLGALFFLIPFSALAIYFSWAAVRNSWAILEQSPDPGGLPRYPIKTAILVSFALLILQGISEAIKNWAIFTGTLASPEEEHDLSV
- a CDS encoding TRAP transporter large permease subunit, with product MTLAYEWLGPVMFAGALVLLSLGYPVAFSLGGVAILFGSIGIALGVFNPLFMTAMPQRIFGIMANYTLLAIPYFIFMGSMLEKSGIAEDLLETMGILFGRLRGGLALAVVLVGALLAATTGVVAATVVAMGLISLPIMLRYGYNKQLAAGVIVASGTLGQIIPPSVVLVVLGDQLGVSVGDLFIGSMIPGLMMAGAFAAHVLIVAFLRPDVAPSLPLEVRSIGAKALAIRVVRVMIPPLVLILLVLGSIFFGVATPTEAGAVGCVGAIALSAVNRKLSWAALQNVCDATLRTTSMVMFILIGSTAFSLVFRGLNGDRFIFDLLTNLPGGQFGFLFVSMLVIFILGFFIDFFEIAFIVIPLLVPVAQQLNLDLVWFGVILGANLQTSFLTPPFGFALFYLRGIAPPSISTTDIYQGAVPFILLQLLVLVLIILFPGIVSYLPSLTAEVRSPTGVSLLTLFFD